A window of Gadus chalcogrammus isolate NIFS_2021 chromosome 16, NIFS_Gcha_1.0, whole genome shotgun sequence contains these coding sequences:
- the LOC130405746 gene encoding integral membrane protein 2C-like — protein MVKITFQSVAGQKGEKDNDGDKTEILIPHPMDDDDELVLPLRPRKSPLNGLCCLTFGLVVFMSGLVLASIYVYRYYFIPHMPEENLFHCRVLYEDSAYAPLLGRQELEENVGIYLDDNYEQITVPVPHFGGSDAADIIHDFHRGLTAYHDIALEKCYVIELNTTIVMPPRNLWELLINVKKGTYLPQTYIIHEEMVVTGKVHNMRQLGPYIYRLCNGRETYRLKRRSMRRRIDKREAKDCHHIRHFENTFVVETVICDDA, from the exons ATGGTGAAAATTACCTTCCAGTCGGTCGCGGGGCAGAAGGGCGAAAAGGACAACGATGGCGACAAGACCGAAATCCTCATTCCTCACCCGATG gATGATGACGACGAGCTGGTCCTGCCTCTGCGTCCCAGGAAGTCCCCCCTGAACGGACTATGCTGCCTGACCTTTGGGCTGGTGGTCTTCATGTCCGGCCTTGTGCTGGCCTCCATCTATGTCTACCGCTACTACTTCATACCTCAT atgccaGAGGAGAACCTGTTCCACTGCAGGGTTCTGTACGAGGACTCGGCCTACGCCCCGCTGCTGGGCcgccaggagctggaggagaacgTGGGCATCTACCTAGACGACAACTACGAGCAGATCACTGTGCCCGTGCCCCACTTCGGCGGGAGCGACGCCGCTGACATCATCCACGACTTCCACAGG GGGCTGACTGCCTATCACGATATTGCGCTGGAGAAGTGCTACGTCATTGAGCTGAACACCACCATCGTGATGCCCCCACGCAACCTCTGGGAGCTTCTCATTAACGtcaag AAGGGGACCTACCTGCCCCAGACCTACATCATCCACGAAGAGATGGTGGTGACGGGCAAGGTGCACAACATGCGCCAGCTGGGCCCCTACATCTACCGCCTCTGCAACGGCCGCGAAACCTACCGCCTGAAGCGCCGCTCCATGCGCAGAC GTATCGACAAGCGTGAGGCCAAGGACTGCCACCACATTCGTCACTTTGAGAACACGTTTGTTGTGGAGACCGTCATTTGTGAcgacgcataa